Within the Equus przewalskii isolate Varuska chromosome 1, EquPr2, whole genome shotgun sequence genome, the region AGACTTCTGGGAAATAACACAACGCAATGTTGCAAAACGTGGACATTCTTTGGATCCTAATTCAAAGAAATCAACCATGAAAGTCACTTATGAAACAATCAGAATACTATCAGTATTAGCTGACATTAAGGAATTGCTAAAACTTTTAGGGTATAGTAATGGACTATATATGCCTATGTTAAAAAGGGGTCCTTATCTCTTTGAGATACAAAGTtgaatatttacagatgaaataatataatgtctgggatttgctttaaaataagctGGGGGGAGATGTGGGGCAAGTATGCAGGATAATGAAAAAAGATTGGCCATTTGTTAAATGttaaagctgggtgatgggtacacaGGGGCTCATTGCATTACAATATTCTATTTTCATGTTTGAAAAATTCTATAATACAGGAttaagcaaaaaaaccccaaaaaacaaaaaaaacccaaatcaaaaaACTTTGTGCTCACACTGGGCTTCAAGAGCTCATCCACTATTTTATAGTGAGCTTCcgcgccccccccacccccccaccccccaccccccttagTTAGATCAAATCTCGGCTGCACAGAGAGATGGAGGCTGCCCTGAGCAAATGAGTAACACATACCCTCCAGGGCACAGGGACCTAAGTCCCTTCTGTTGTACAATATGCCAACCCCTTGGGCTTGGCCCCAAGGTTGCTGTAAGGTGCCCCTTCCACCCACAGCTACTTTCTCTCTAGCTGGGGCAGAGCCCTCTCATCTGCTGCTGCACCTGTGCTCTAAAGCACAGCTCCATCTTATGCAGTGTGATGTCAAAGTCCTTCATGGTGTCCTGAAACAGGACTCCCTGGGGATAGGGCACTATGGAGTCCTCTGACCCCCAGCCCGATGGAACACAGGCTGGGTGAGtccctcatgcccctttccaGCCTCCTAGCTTGGGCTGAGTGGGGAGAGCAGTTTCCTGAAACACCAGTTTCGGTGGGTTAGGACCCAAGACGCACTGATGGGACAGAGCAAGAACAGGTCAATCTGGAGGAAGCTTAGGCCCTGTTGTTGGCTGAGGTCTGGATGGGTAGGCTGGCAAAGGTAAAGGGCAGGCCTTTCTGCCATTGTGGACTAGCTGACCGGTATGAGGTTCCCCAaccatttcttcattcactcacccAATACTGAAATCTACCTTGGGAGCTGGAACTATAGCAATGAAAAGGCAGGTCTCCTGCCCTCACGGGGCCTACATTCTAATGGGCACAAGGTAGATGATGACAAAGAAAACCCCAgtagtaatatatttcaaatactgGAGGAAATTAAACAGGGTGTGGTGATAGTAGGAACATGAAGAGAGCTGCTTTACATCAGGTGATTAAGGAAGGCCTGAGAAAATAACATCTGACACCTGAATGACAAGTAGCTAGCCATGTGAAAATCTGAGGACAAAGAATCAGTAAATGCAAAAGCCTTAGATTGGTATTTgcataaaaaaagatttaagctTAATGAGCAATAGGATGGTAGAGGATGAGGCAAATGGAAAACACAACCAAGTTTATCAACAGCTTCTAGTTTTCCCTAGCTCACTGGGGAAAGAGCATGGTCAAATGATTTGCAggagttagaaatgcaaatttaggcgccagccctgtggccaagtggttgggttcacgtgctgcgcttcagtggcccagggtttcacaggttccaatcctgggtgcggacatggccccactcatcaggccatgctgaggcatcatcccacatgccacaagtagggGAACCTACAGCtggaaatacacaactatgtaccagggggctttgggagaaaaagggaaaataaaatcttaaaaaaaaaaaaaaagaaatgcaaatttaaatagTCAAATAGCATCTTGCACctcttaaaagattaaaatgttcTAATGACAAATCACcgtattttttaatcataaaagtgCTGATTAGCTTTTATTATAAACTACCTGATAGCAACAGAGCAGTGAAAAGGGCCTTATCTGCCCACTGGTGTATTATCAGAATCTGGATTCCCTAACTTTGACTGGCATGTGGCAGGGCCTTGCTCTCTATTCTGAACAAATGCTCAATTTAACAGTAATCAGGGGCTGGCcgtgtggcacagtggttaagtttggtgtgctccacttcagtggcctgggttcatgggtttgggtcccaggtacggacctacaccattcatcagccatgctgtagcggcaacccacatacaaagtggaggaagattggcattgatgttagctcagggctaatcttcctcaggaaaaaaaaaacaaccattaATCAATGATACTGTAATTGCTACCCATGGCATTTGAAATAGTAACAAGACTCATGAACAGAACATCAATGACAAGGCTTGGAATATCAATGTTTTCATTAAACATCCTGCAGATATTTAAATTCTGAACAACCAATATTTGCTGGTAAATTGTTAAAATGCTAGATTCCTGGAATTTTAGAAGCTTTAGATTAAGGATCAAGCCTGGGTTCAAGTCGCAGTGCTGTCACTCACTAACagccatgtggccttgggcacatCCAAAAACCTTTGAGActgcctcatttgtaaaaggagcCTATTATCTGTTCTTGCCTACAACACCCTtgtaaaaactgtaaaataagatACAACTTAAGCTTTTGAAAGTGGCTGGGGATTATGTTGAGGGCCCTAaagtctttgcctggttttgttgGGTCAAACCTCCATACCCCAATCTTTTTCAGAACCCTAGcaactaaaagaaagagaaactgcaTTACATCGAGTGATGATGGCCTGATGTccagtttttatttacttatttttaaattattttattttttatttattttttaaggaagattagccctgagctaactgctgccaatcctcctctttttgctgaggaagactggccctgagctaacatccgtgcccatcttcctctactttatatgtgggacgcctaccacagcatggcttgcaaagcggtgccatgtcctcagcccggatctgaaccggtgaaccccgggctgccaaagaggaacatgcgaacttaaccactgtgccaccgggctggccctaatGTCCAGTTTTCAGCTGTCAAAATCCATTACTGAGCAGGGCGATCTGCACAGAGCTCTTTGTTGGGGATTGATCTGGCCCCATCTCTCTCCCAACGTTTAATGATAAGGGACCCTTTGCCTCTTCCCTTCTCACTCTCCAAGTTCACAGGTAAACCCTCCCATCCCAGAGAGCACCAATCAACACAGACTGccacattttactttattttgcacATAATGAAAACAATCAACTGACTAAGCAGTTCCAGAACTGTTAGCACTCATTAATCCAAAAGTAAATGAGGTCAGAAGGCAAACTTTTCATTTCCTCCCAAACATATTCCAGGTATCACAGAAACTCCTAACAACACATGCAACACAGGCTGGTTTCAACTTACAGAGAGCCCAAGCAAGAAGGGGGAGCTCCAAAGACCCACATGGGTCAGACAGGAGTAGCGCTCCAGGAAGCTGGGGTCTACCCAGCACATCACTCACCCTGCCCCCACACGCATTTGCCCCGTGAAGTTCACTGCCATTTGTCAGATTCAAATCCAAGCAATTCTTGCCTCCCACATTCCAGGCTCATCATTTCCTCCTATTCCAAGGCAGATAATCCATATGCAGAAACCAGGCAGCTCCAAATCCACTTTTCCTGCTGTTTCACATGGCATCTCCACAAGCCAAGTTCCAGCTCAAATTCTGTACAAGAAGTTCCCATTACTGTCAAAGAACTCTCGCCCCCTCTGCACTACTTTGCTGCTGAAGTTCTGGTCACTGGGCTCCCCTGTCTGGAATTCTCCTAGCTTCTTGTCACTTGGCAATCCGTCACTGTCAGCTCCTCTGGTGCCCTCACGATCACTGGTGGAGTACTTCTGCAGCTCTCTCCGATGACCCAGGGCTGCAGCAACAGGCACAAAGCTCTCCTCCTCCACGACCTGGATTCCTTTATTCCTCCCTTTCTGTTTCCTTGGTCTATTTGTACTGTGAGTGTTTGATTCTATCACTTTCAAAGAGGTGCTGTCACCCTGGCCTTTGGATGAGGCTTCGCCCCTTGGCATCAGCAAAGGGCCTGACACAGAGTGGCCTGCAGAAAGCAGCTTTGAGGTCTCCCCAGAGCCAGGGAGCTGCCGGAGGGAGTGGGCAAGCCCAGCTTTCT harbors:
- the NGRN gene encoding neugrin, with protein sequence MALVLSLLLGGRVRAAVARCGFATRGVAGPGSVGREPDPDSDWEPEERELQEVESTLKRQKKAARFQKIRRQMEAPGAPPRTLTWEAMEQIRYLHKEFAESWSVPRLAEGFDVSTDVIRRVLKSKFVPTLEQKLKQDQKVLKKAGLAHSLRQLPGSGETSKLLSAGHSVSGPLLMPRGEASSKGQGDSTSLKVIESNTHSTNRPRKQKGRNKGIQVVEEESFVPVAAALGHRRELQKYSTSDREGTRGADSDGLPSDKKLGEFQTGEPSDQNFSSKVVQRGREFFDSNGNFLYRI